From Candidatus Rokuibacteriota bacterium, the proteins below share one genomic window:
- the glnE gene encoding bifunctional [glutamate--ammonia ligase]-adenylyl-L-tyrosine phosphorylase/[glutamate--ammonia-ligase] adenylyltransferase, with amino-acid sequence MALNNLERVAASVDRSVLYATLRAHPGAVPLLAVLGGGSQFLADTLRRYPTVLPWLLEPDTMRARLRDELAAELAANLAPFSSLKARWNVLRRFKYRELLRIGCRDLLGDADLTVTTEELSRLADACLEAAWRMADAECRARYGAPLTVSGEEAGLAIIGMGKLGGEELNYSSDIDLVFVYSEDGEAERGFSNAEYFTRVARGVVVALESVTEEGYAFRVDVRLRPEGRMGPLVLSLDGYRTYFAERAEPWERQALIKARPAGGDRRVGERFLQLIRPFVYRPGVDPEIVSQVRAMKREIDRSLRAKGGERANVKLGVGGIREVEFLVQALQLLYGGDDPWLRERNTLRAIFRLTERGYLSPVLARRLSAAYTFLRTVEHRLQIVHEFQTHTLPSDPGELGRLARRTGIQLPPERAARTFRSRYRAVTHEVHRAFSAFFEAPPVAVKRPRIPSVAALRATGFVDPERARQNLRLILEGRPLIPYPEPAQKALLRIFSVLLDALWKSPDPDEALNQFERFVAAMGPRAAHLELLADSPDLLASLVTLCARGEPLAQLLTTQPDLLPRLADPTAFRSPRREGDFRRELALALEPGLSLAERKDRLRRAKQGEELGIIWRFLLGVTTVDGFSRELTGLADAAVAVAWAIAVAPLDDGREAPPGTLKPLGPAVIVGLGKFGGRELTTGSDLDLFVIYEGGDAAHAFYDRAVERFAGVLGDITAAGTVFPVDLRLRPGSKGSGFASSLAALEGYYREWADLWERQSLARARVVWGDARLARRVWRALREIVYRRSLSVAELKGIREIRQRMELELGKETPGRFHVKYGRGGLVDVEFVVQALQLAHGHRLPALRRANTLAALRALGRHGFLAERDAAALADHYRFLRRVSASLRLFGARPPDGLEVAGPMPARVARGLDFPDRSGFLAEYRRRTAEVRKIYDRVFAEESSPVSLAPRLDRAP; translated from the coding sequence ATGGCGCTCAACAACCTGGAGCGCGTAGCGGCGTCGGTCGATCGCTCCGTCCTCTATGCCACGCTCCGCGCGCATCCAGGCGCTGTCCCCCTTCTTGCGGTTCTGGGAGGGGGAAGCCAGTTCCTCGCCGACACCCTCCGCCGCTACCCCACCGTGCTTCCGTGGCTACTCGAGCCGGACACGATGCGCGCACGCCTCCGGGACGAGCTGGCCGCCGAGCTCGCCGCAAACCTCGCGCCGTTTTCCAGCCTGAAGGCGCGCTGGAACGTCCTCCGTCGCTTCAAGTACCGCGAGCTCCTCCGGATCGGCTGCCGCGACCTTCTCGGCGACGCTGACCTGACCGTGACGACCGAGGAACTCTCGCGGCTCGCCGACGCGTGCTTGGAGGCGGCCTGGCGCATGGCCGACGCGGAGTGCCGCGCGCGGTACGGCGCGCCGTTGACCGTGAGCGGGGAGGAGGCGGGGCTCGCCATCATCGGCATGGGGAAGCTGGGCGGGGAGGAGCTGAACTATTCCTCCGACATCGATCTGGTGTTCGTCTATTCCGAGGACGGTGAGGCCGAGCGGGGTTTCTCCAACGCCGAGTACTTCACCCGCGTCGCCCGGGGCGTGGTGGTAGCGCTCGAGTCGGTCACCGAGGAGGGTTACGCCTTCCGTGTGGACGTGAGGCTCCGTCCCGAGGGACGGATGGGGCCGCTCGTGCTCTCGCTGGATGGGTACCGCACCTATTTCGCCGAGCGCGCCGAGCCGTGGGAACGCCAGGCGCTCATCAAAGCGCGCCCCGCCGGGGGCGACCGGCGCGTCGGCGAGCGCTTTCTCCAGCTGATCCGGCCCTTCGTCTACCGCCCGGGCGTGGACCCGGAGATCGTCAGCCAGGTCCGGGCCATGAAGCGCGAGATCGATCGGTCGCTCCGCGCCAAGGGTGGCGAGCGCGCCAACGTCAAGCTCGGCGTGGGAGGGATCCGGGAGGTCGAGTTCCTGGTCCAGGCCCTCCAGCTCCTCTACGGGGGCGACGATCCCTGGCTCAGGGAGCGTAACACGCTCCGGGCGATCTTCCGCCTCACCGAGCGCGGGTATCTCTCTCCCGTCCTCGCCCGCCGGCTGAGCGCGGCATACACGTTTCTCCGCACGGTCGAGCACCGGCTCCAGATCGTCCACGAGTTTCAGACGCATACGCTGCCTTCCGATCCCGGGGAGCTCGGCCGGCTCGCCCGGCGAACCGGGATTCAGCTCCCGCCCGAGCGGGCTGCCCGCACGTTTCGGTCCCGCTACCGGGCGGTCACGCACGAGGTCCACCGAGCCTTCAGCGCCTTCTTCGAGGCGCCTCCGGTCGCCGTCAAGCGTCCGCGCATCCCGTCGGTCGCGGCGCTCCGGGCTACCGGCTTCGTCGATCCCGAGAGGGCCCGCCAGAACCTCCGCCTCATCCTCGAGGGGCGGCCGCTCATCCCGTATCCTGAGCCCGCGCAGAAGGCCCTCCTCAGGATCTTTTCCGTGCTCCTGGATGCGCTCTGGAAGAGCCCGGATCCCGACGAGGCGCTCAACCAGTTCGAGCGCTTCGTTGCCGCCATGGGCCCCCGCGCAGCTCACCTGGAGCTTCTGGCTGACAGCCCCGACCTCCTCGCCAGCCTGGTCACGCTGTGCGCTCGAGGCGAGCCACTCGCCCAGCTCCTGACGACCCAGCCCGACCTCCTTCCCCGGCTCGCCGATCCGACCGCGTTCCGCTCCCCGCGCCGGGAGGGCGACTTCCGGCGCGAGCTGGCTCTTGCCCTCGAGCCCGGGCTCAGTCTCGCCGAGAGGAAGGATCGGCTCCGCCGGGCCAAGCAGGGCGAGGAGCTGGGGATCATCTGGCGTTTTCTCCTGGGCGTGACCACCGTGGACGGGTTCTCGCGCGAGCTGACCGGGCTGGCCGACGCCGCGGTGGCCGTCGCCTGGGCCATCGCCGTCGCGCCGCTCGACGACGGTCGCGAAGCGCCGCCCGGGACTCTGAAGCCGTTGGGCCCTGCCGTGATCGTCGGTCTCGGCAAGTTCGGCGGCCGGGAACTCACGACGGGGTCGGACCTCGATCTCTTCGTCATCTACGAGGGCGGCGACGCGGCCCATGCCTTCTACGACCGGGCGGTGGAGCGGTTTGCGGGAGTCCTGGGCGACATCACCGCAGCGGGGACGGTCTTTCCGGTGGACCTTCGCCTGCGTCCCGGGAGCAAGGGGAGCGGTTTCGCCTCGAGCCTGGCAGCGCTCGAGGGGTACTACCGCGAATGGGCCGACCTCTGGGAACGCCAGAGCCTCGCGCGCGCGCGCGTCGTGTGGGGTGACGCGCGGCTGGCTCGGCGGGTCTGGCGCGCGCTCCGCGAGATCGTCTATCGCCGGTCCCTCTCGGTGGCAGAGCTCAAGGGGATCCGCGAGATCCGCCAGCGGATGGAGCTCGAGCTGGGCAAAGAGACGCCCGGGCGGTTCCACGTGAAGTATGGCCGGGGCGGGCTCGTCGACGTCGAGTTCGTGGTCCAGGCGCTTCAGCTCGCCCACGGCCATCGGCTCCCCGCCCTCCGCCGGGCCAACACGCTGGCCGCCCTCCGCGCGCTCGGGCGCCACGGTTTCCTGGCCGAGCGCGACGCGGCAGCGCTCGCCGATCACTACCGTTTTCTCCGCAGGGTCAGCGCCTCCCTCCGCCTCTTCGGCGCGCGCCCGCCTGACGGTCTTGAGGTGGCGGGCCCCATGCCGGCGCGGGTCGCCCGGGGCCTCGATTTCCCGGACCGGTCGGGCTTCCTCGCGGAGTACCGGCGGCGGACCGCGGAGGTCAGGAAGATTTACGACCGGGTGTTCGCCGAGGAATCGTCGCCCGTATCGCTCGCGCCGCGTCTGGATCGCGCTCCATGA
- a CDS encoding P-II family nitrogen regulator encodes MKKVEAIIKPFKLDDVKEALTQIGIIGMTVTEVRGFGRQKGHTELYRGSEYTIDFLPKVKVEVVVPDQMVDKVVSTVVAAAKTGSIGDGKVFVLSVGESLRIRTGERGEDAV; translated from the coding sequence ATGAAGAAAGTCGAGGCCATCATCAAGCCGTTCAAGCTCGACGACGTGAAAGAGGCCCTGACCCAGATCGGGATCATCGGGATGACCGTCACGGAGGTCCGCGGGTTCGGGCGGCAGAAGGGGCACACCGAGCTCTACCGCGGTTCGGAGTACACCATCGACTTCCTGCCGAAGGTGAAGGTCGAGGTCGTCGTTCCCGACCAGATGGTGGACAAAGTGGTTTCGACCGTCGTGGCGGCGGCCAAGACCGGCTCCATCGGAGACGGCAAGGTATTCGTGCTCTCGGTCGGGGAGTCGCTCCGCATCCGCACGGGAGAGCGCGGGGAGGACGCGGTATAG
- the glgA gene encoding glycogen synthase GlgA: MRILFVSSEVEPFAKTGGLADVAGALPKALASLGHDVRVLMPKYRGVERHAGPLRTAVPQLRIAIADRSSEGTLFEGRAGSSVPVYFLASDHYYDRDDLYATPEGDYWDNCERFIFFGRAAVEALRGLGWRPHVIHANDWQTGLIPVYLLTLYRDDPACAGVATLFTVHNLAYQGVFWHYDMPMTGLGWDLFTPAGIEFYGKINFLKGGLVFSDLLNTVSRTYAREIQTPEFGCGLEGVLHERSRDLHGVINGIDYEAWNPETDSEIAKRYTAEDLEGKRICKASLREELGLRDEPGLLIGMVTRLATQKGIDLALAALPELLAQGCQLVLLGSGEPALEQAFAQAAERYAGQAAVRLGYDAALARRIYAGADCFLMPSRYEPCGLGQLISLRYGTVPVVRWTGGLVDTVKEFQPETGAGTGFGFQGFTAAALVDAVRRALAAYRQPERWRRLVRNGMAEDFSWEASAREYVTLYRKALKKRNRRGE, from the coding sequence TTGCGCATCTTATTTGTCTCTTCCGAGGTCGAGCCCTTCGCCAAGACCGGCGGACTGGCCGATGTCGCGGGCGCCCTCCCCAAGGCCCTCGCGAGCCTCGGACACGACGTGCGGGTGCTGATGCCCAAGTACCGGGGTGTGGAGCGGCACGCGGGGCCGCTCAGGACCGCGGTCCCGCAGCTCCGGATCGCGATCGCGGATCGGTCGTCGGAGGGGACCCTGTTCGAGGGACGGGCGGGCTCCAGTGTCCCCGTCTATTTCCTCGCCAGCGACCACTACTACGATCGCGACGACCTCTACGCGACGCCCGAGGGCGACTACTGGGACAACTGCGAGCGCTTCATCTTCTTCGGCCGGGCGGCGGTGGAGGCGCTGCGGGGCCTGGGCTGGCGGCCCCACGTCATCCATGCCAACGACTGGCAGACCGGGCTGATCCCCGTGTACCTGCTGACGCTCTACCGGGACGACCCCGCCTGCGCCGGGGTCGCCACGCTCTTCACGGTCCACAACCTGGCCTACCAGGGCGTGTTCTGGCACTACGACATGCCCATGACCGGGCTCGGCTGGGACCTCTTCACGCCCGCCGGGATCGAGTTTTACGGCAAGATCAACTTCCTCAAGGGCGGGCTCGTCTTCTCAGACCTCCTGAACACGGTGAGCCGCACCTATGCCCGCGAGATCCAGACCCCGGAGTTCGGGTGCGGCCTGGAGGGGGTCCTCCACGAGCGGAGCCGCGACCTCCACGGCGTCATCAACGGGATCGACTACGAGGCCTGGAACCCCGAGACCGATTCCGAGATCGCGAAGCGCTACACGGCCGAGGACCTGGAGGGCAAGCGGATCTGCAAGGCCAGCCTTCGCGAGGAGCTGGGGCTCCGGGACGAGCCGGGCCTCCTCATCGGCATGGTGACGCGGCTCGCCACGCAGAAGGGGATCGACCTGGCGCTGGCGGCGCTCCCCGAGCTCCTCGCGCAGGGCTGCCAGCTCGTCCTCCTCGGGTCGGGCGAGCCCGCCCTCGAGCAGGCCTTCGCTCAGGCCGCCGAACGCTACGCGGGTCAGGCCGCAGTGCGTCTCGGCTACGACGCCGCGCTCGCCCGGCGGATCTACGCCGGGGCCGATTGTTTCCTGATGCCGTCCCGCTATGAACCGTGCGGCCTGGGCCAGCTCATCAGCCTCCGCTACGGGACGGTCCCCGTGGTGCGCTGGACCGGTGGGCTGGTGGACACCGTCAAGGAGTTCCAGCCCGAGACGGGCGCCGGGACCGGCTTCGGGTTTCAGGGCTTCACCGCCGCGGCCCTGGTGGACGCGGTCCGGCGGGCCCTGGCCGCGTACCGGCAGCCCGAGCGGTGGCGCCGGCTCGTGCGGAACGGGATGGCCGAGGATTTCTCCTGGGAAGCCTCGGCGCGGGAGTACGTGACCCTCTACCGGAAGGCGCTGAAGAAGAGGAACCGGAGGGGCGAATGA